A genome region from Labilibaculum antarcticum includes the following:
- a CDS encoding Yip1 family protein, translating to MINIEFLIDRVKLVLISPKGAWVKISSEPIDRKDFLLSYVLPLVLIPTIASFIGYGLIGLGSYFKVTSLSWGLHQAILAFVGAFLGVFVSAFCIHKLAATFDTQVSLNNAIKLVAYSYTPVWLAGVFYILPSLSILGLIAGIYGLYILYIGFVPITMVSEEKKTNYFILSLILVIGVSFLVSLLIGAVLLSAGLNTY from the coding sequence ATGATAAATATTGAATTTTTAATTGACAGAGTAAAGCTGGTTCTTATTAGTCCTAAGGGAGCATGGGTGAAAATTAGTAGTGAACCAATAGATCGTAAAGATTTTTTGCTGTCCTATGTGCTTCCATTGGTTTTGATTCCTACCATAGCATCATTCATTGGTTATGGGTTAATAGGCTTGGGCAGTTATTTTAAAGTCACTTCTCTTAGTTGGGGACTTCATCAAGCAATACTTGCTTTTGTAGGAGCATTCTTAGGCGTTTTTGTTAGTGCTTTCTGCATTCATAAGTTAGCAGCGACTTTCGATACCCAGGTAAGTCTGAATAATGCAATTAAATTGGTTGCCTACTCTTATACACCAGTTTGGCTAGCAGGAGTTTTTTACATTCTCCCAAGTCTTTCCATTCTTGGTCTAATTGCAGGAATATATGGCCTGTATATTTTATATATCGGTTTTGTTCCAATAACAATGGTGAGTGAGGAAAAAAAGACAAACTACTTTATTCTTAGCTTGATTTTAGTAATTGGAGTGTCTTTTTTAGTTTCACTTCTGATTGGTGCGGTCTTGCTTTCAGCAGGCCTAAATACATATTAA